CAATCTCATTAACGATGGATAATACGGAAGGTAATAAGAAgggcaagaagaagactatggtggaagaagaaggtaGAAAAGACGGGATTGAACGATATTCAGATAGgtttctgaagaagagaaagattggTGCTTCTATTGACGATCATCCATTTCATCTTGAAGTCTTCCCAAAAGAATTGTACAGTATTATGGGTATtaataagaagaagcttCTCAGTATATCAATGTTTGACAACACTGATAATATCTTCACTGGAGGTGCACAGGATGAGAGTACAGCTATGAATATGTTGGAGAAACTGAAAGCGCTggcagaagatgaagatgaagatggtcaAAAGGAAGACCAGCCCAGAAAAGAAGACGATGTGgtagatgaagatttcgaaGACGACgaggatgacgatgatgattatAATGCTGAAAAGTATTTCAACGAcggtgatgatgaagagtatggcgatgaagatgattaCGGTGATGAGCCGGCTTTTTAGTCCATAGAACATCCTATCTTAAAACATCTTTAGTATATAATTCGTGATTTAATAGATAATACTCTTCCCAAAGCATACCTTTGGGACATTTTGGCGGTACTGGAGGGCCCGATAGCGAATTAATACCAGGTTGTAGATACCAATCGAAAACTGCCCTGGACAACAGAGATTTGCTCCAATTCCCCCCTCCCAAATAGCTGGTGAGTTTAATATTTCCTGATGAGAAGGCGTTCATGAAGTTTAACCGTTCAGAATATTTAAGTCGATTAGCAgcttcattgaaaaaagtaTGGGGCGAAACATCAACTGGtaaaacttcatcttccGCACTTTCAGATCTAACCAGTTTCATGAAATCATGAAATTCATCTGCTTCAGCAGATGCCAAATCTTCGTATGAGAGTAAGTTTCCATGTTGATACATTTCAGGAGCGCTTGTTGGATTGCTCAAACTGTCAAGGTCGTAGTAAACCATATCAGCATCCACCTTGAGATCTTTTCTATTCTCCTTTCGGAAACTAGAAATGGCATATTTGATCTTATCATGCTTTCGCAGTTTCACTGATACTTTCGGGGTTTCATCTGATTTGCGAAGACTAGGTTTTCTTATATCCTGATCAGGATGGATGTCATTAGGTTCATCTTCCTGAATGGTACTATGCGCATTACTACCATCTTTGAGTGGCAATACTGGAACATTTGGATAAAATTCGATATCAACGACGAAAACTATCTGAGCCTTAGTCAGTTTTAGCTCAACAGATTTCCACTCGATACAATTTTCACTTGATTTGGAGATTGGACGCTTGTAGTAACAATCAGTGCACCGATCAATCAAATCTCGTCTGCGACCTAGTcttgagttcttcaatcgAGgccttctttcaaagacaaacATCTCTAAATTGGCATCAGTTCCATCTCCACCTATGGGGAATACGAACTCACCACTGACTTGATTAAATCTAATGCAATTGAGACCAGCTTTCATTCCAAAGTATACACCAGGCTTAAGCGAAGCAGCGGATCGAAAGTCTTTGAATAAAATTACTAGCGTACCATTTTGGGCGATCATTAATGAGTTTCCACTATACTCTCTATTTGGCATACCCCAtggccaatttcttgagcaTTTTGAGTACTTCAAAGGTCGTCGTTATATGACTATCGCTACTGCGCCGCCTTGAAGATTGTTATTGTCACGCGTTATATATGTCATAGCTGATATTATTACAAAGGCGTATATATTCAGGTGGTCGGCCTCTTATTTATGTACCTCTTGGTGGTGGACGTCTTCTTGGAGAAGCTTCTCTACTTCGAGAACTGGGACTCGCTGGCAGAGCCGGTAGTGTCGGAGAATGTTGCCTAAACCTTGACGGCGATATAccatctcttgatctcgGCAGGGGTGGCATCTTTGGTGATTGAGACCTACTGCTCCCACCACTTGATGCTCCAGAAGGTAGTGGAGGCAATGGGGGTTGTGTTTCGAGCTTGCTGCGATGAGACGACCTGCTGGAATACGCATCCTCTAGTTCAGTTGATTCCTCATCACTTAGGGACGTCACCCCTATAGCTTTTTGTAGAGCAGCAATATCTACAGGTGTATCCAAATGATTATTGTTTGTAGAGTTATTGGGATTCTTGAAAACGTTTATTCGttctctcaatttctttagatTGGCAAAGTGAAATTTGGTATCAGAAGTAGTGGTCCCTCCACTTCCCGTGGTCTCTTGAGAATCCAGACTTTTGCTTGTTCCAATggaggaagagaaattggTCGGAGCTTCGAGGGAAGTAGAAGCTTGGAAAGAATTCATACGCGGCGTAACTTCTCTCATTACAGATGCATGCATGTATCGGCCCCCATAACTCTCCTGTTGGCTGCCTGTAGGCAGTAAAGAGGCCGATAAATCGCCAGGCAGAGGCGGCACAGGTCTTACTGCCATAGATGCATCTAACCTTTGTACTTCTTCACTGCGAGcttcgtcttcaaattgtgGTAAACTCGGCGTGAAACTCAACTCGATAAATATGGTTCCTGCAAACTCATTTCTCtctctcttcaattcataCCAACTGCAGTAGCCTTCCTTTGGGTCAGCCCTGATACCATTTAAAAGATCCACGTCACATCTTCCAATTAGTATGGgagccttcttctttctgtcGCAATAGACCTCAACTTGCATGTTTGGTCGCACCTCAGGCGTAATCTCGTACTTCTCAAGATACTTGAAGACTGGATTTTGGCCAGCTCTCAGCAAAACGTCACTTTCTCGAGTCATATGCGCTATTCGCAGCCGCAGCATAACATTCTGTTTGTCCAATTTATTCAGATTCGGCAGATCCTTCGCCTTACTCACATAGACGCACAGTGTACCTTGGTTACCTGTCCATACCTCTGTACTCATGCGGAACAATTAGAAATCGATTCAACTGAATCTTTTATATTGTCTCATCGATCCATTCTAGCGATCTTGATGCTTGTAGTTTGATCTATAATAGAGATCGCTAACTAAAAAAGTCACGTGCAACAGTAGTAAGATCAGGTTTATACACAGAAGTCTATATTGGGAGACAGatgatcatctttgataCCTGCTTTGAGGCTCCTTAGCTGCTTTTGGGCCTTGAGGTAGTGCTTGGCTCTTGCGGTCGTTAAATCTTGAGCGATCGGGTGCCCTGGTGCCCTGGCGATTATCATTAGGTTTATCACCAGATCTGAACCTTTTGAGAGGTCTTTCCTCGCTGGCTTGGGCGGAATCGTATGCCCTGTGCTCTTCTGATGCCTGCGGCCTGGATTGGAACCTTTGAGGGGGCCTGTCGGAGTGTAACAGGGCCCGGGGAGCTAGCGGAGTCGgtgttcttcttgcctCTTCGGCCTTAGGTCCTCTGGGTCTCGAATCATTATCGAATTGAGCATTCCTCTTTTGGCGATTACTGTATGTTGGACGTGAATCATTTCCTGCTttacttttgaaagaaatgcTTTCGGGAGTGGCCTCGTTCTTTCCTGATATTCTGCCAGACTGGCGACTGCCTGCTCGTGGGTTATTGGCTGATGTCCGAGATGCTTTCGAATCATCTGTAGTTCTGGAAGCCGAGGCGGCAGGGGATGTAATTTGAGCTTCACGTTTGACACTTCCGCTGTATCTGCTATATTTCTTAACTTCCTGATGTTCTGGAGCATCAGAGTACATGTCACTGCGCTTCTTGGCCGCGTCACGAGTGATGAATTCGACCGACTCTTgcaaatcttcaagttttctAGTTAACTCAGGGTTCCTGCGGTTATTAACCAAGGAAAGGAAGAAACGCTCGAAGATCGCTAATACCGAACTCCTGAAGTCCCTTAAGGGCATCGCTTGCTTCATCAAGTCTCTCATGTTTTCCCTCTCTTGCTGGTCTATAATACAATTTACTGCTCTGTTCAAGTTGTTTCTGCGAAAGTTGTTACAAACCTCGTCAATGAACCTAATaacttttccaaaaggCCATGAGTTTACTTGAGCAGAAGGACCAGTAGGTGGAGCATATGCAGCTGTCTCAGCGTGCTCTCTTGTTTTTTGGGCATTTTCTCTCTGCTTCTTATTGAGTTCTaatttctttctcaattcggcttccttcttctcatttGCCAACTGAGCCTCATAAAGCCTGATCTCTTCTAATTCGGCTTCAAACTTGGCCTTCTCCTCTAACTCTTCAGCGGTCAACTCGCAAAAATCTTTCAACGCTATAGCATTCTTCAATCGCGCTTTCAAATGCCCAAGAAGAGCGTTGCTTGGCAACTTAAtatcttctctttcttcgcCTTCTAGATTTTCAGAGACGGTTTCGCACACCAAATTGATTTGGGTATCAAGTACTGGAAATACATGGGATAAGTGTTTCATAAATTCGATGCCATTTCTAATGGACATGTAGTTTTTGTTGCTCAGTGTCAGCACAACCTGCTCTGTGATAACTTCATGCCATCCATATAGTTCGCGACAGCATTGTTGGTTGAGCTGATCACTCTTTCTCATGATTTCCATTTGTTCCAGAAGATGGGCGAAGAATATTCCTAAATTGCCAGCCTCAGAACTGGTGCAACAAAATAGAAGAGTGCTCAGGACTTCTGAACGTATGAAATTTGCAACTATCGTCATGAGGCTTTCGATATCAAACGTTAATAGCAGGAACGAAGATACGTAAATCGCATCGGGCGGTGAAAATAACACCCTGGGGATAGCACAATATTGAAAGAATGATTTGATGGTAACTTCCGTCATAGAATGTGTCCATGAGGTGGACTGTTGTTGGAGCATATGTTTTGATTGGTTgaacttcttttgatgagataTGCAGCTGACCAGCAAATCTTTCACTTGATTTGACACTtcgtttttcttctttgtgGAAGAATAACTTGCCAGCTCTGCCTCTAATGTAACCTTCCTCTCGTCATAGAGAGCCTTATTAAATTGGATGTCATATAACGAAAGCTTCCAAAAGGTTATGAACAGGTCTCTGGATATGCAAGAAAAATCGACTTCCTCGAATTTGGCTTTCTCTATCATATCGTTAACTCTGTCATCCTCCCCATGTGTATCGATGTACTCCCTCCAAATATGGAATACCCAAGGTGTAGAAACCTTGTGATCATTGGTCAACAAATTGAGCGGCAGGACGTTCTCGAAAAATCGCTCGCCGTCGAGTGAATGCTTGATCAGCTCAATAAAAGACCATAGAAGAGTGTTCATTTCATCACACCTGACCGAGAGAATTTTATAGTGAGCTTCGTGGGAGTTTGCTTTCAAGTTGAGATTGAATAGTAATACTATGACTTCTGAAATGCTCTTTTCCTTTCCAAAATATTCGACTAACCTTGACCCCAGTAAGCGGTTGTCATCCCTAAAATCGAACATCAATCTCCTCGCAACATTCTGCAGAGGTTTGCCCGAgttcaacatcaacaactgCTTCGTATTCACTTCATTAAGATCCCTTATCCCGCCAACAGTAACAACTAGTTGTCGTAAAATTGACACTGCAATTATATTCCCACTGTGCAACGTCTTCACGATGTATTCAATGATGTTTGAAAGGTCCATTTTGCCACAGCTCTTGGCGAGTCCAGCAATGAAAACTGACAAACGCTGCACCCACATTGATTGGTTGACTCCATCCTCTTGTACAGCAATTCGGTTGTCAGTTAGACGCAATAACAGAACAAACTGCAGAACGTCATAAGCGAAATCGTTGAAAAAACAAGCAGTAGTAACCACAAGCTCTGATACCTTGTCGTAATTCTCAATCTGCTTGACAGCGGGGATTAATGTTGCCAATGGGTTGGTAGAAACGAGATTTGCAAGGCGTCTAGATTGTTCgtcaattgaatcaataCTCAATGCTTTCAGCATGCTTTTTGCCTCCCTTTCCGTCTTATTAAAACCCACTTTTATTGGTAGAATATCTTGAGAAAGCTTCGTTATCATCTCATTGTACATAAAGtatcttctttcaaatggaAAAAGTTTCATAAGCCCATATATTTCATTTGTTACCGTAGGATTAAGGTCGAGTGAGGCGATTGAGGGAAAAATGAACTTCCTAACATAGTCCACCCATGTTTCCGTAGAGCCATTACCACCGCTAATATCTGATTTCGCTATGCGACACAATTTGGAAATGAGCTTTGGGCATACTGCAAGGCGTACACCTATAATGGAAAAATACTCGTGTGATGTTTTTATCAAATCTTCCACC
This DNA window, taken from Torulaspora delbrueckii CBS 1146 chromosome 2, complete genome, encodes the following:
- the RPC31 gene encoding DNA-directed RNA polymerase III subunit C31 (similar to Saccharomyces cerevisiae RPC31 (YNL151C); ancestral locus Anc_2.122) produces the protein MSFRDRGGGNSFMRNLPFGLNYEDVKTYDTTDVPSIPLPVNNPITARERSLAVNYIKMGQTMKDGPFYTGSISLTMDNTEGNKKGKKKTMVEEEGRKDGIERYSDRFLKKRKIGASIDDHPFHLEVFPKELYSIMGINKKKLLSISMFDNTDNIFTGGAQDESTAMNMLEKLKALAEDEDEDGQKEDQPRKEDDVVDEDFEDDEDDDDDYNAEKYFNDGDDEEYGDEDDYGDEPAF
- the TDEL0B04870 gene encoding uncharacterized protein (ancestral locus Anc_2.123), whose product is MIAQNGTLVILFKDFRSAASLKPGVYFGMKAGLNCIRFNQVSGEFVFPIGGDGTDANLEMFVFERRPRLKNSRLGRRRDLIDRCTDCYYKRPISKSSENCIEWKSVELKLTKAQIVFVVDIEFYPNVPVLPLKDGSNAHSTIQEDEPNDIHPDQDIRKPSLRKSDETPKVSVKLRKHDKIKYAISSFRKENRKDLKVDADMVYYDLDSLSNPTSAPEMYQHGNLLSYEDLASAEADEFHDFMKLVRSESAEDEVLPVDVSPHTFFNEAANRLKYSERLNFMNAFSSGNIKLTSYLGGGNWSKSLLSRAVFDWYLQPGINSLSGPPVPPKCPKGMLWEEYYLLNHELYTKDVLR
- the INN1 gene encoding Inn1p (similar to Saccharomyces cerevisiae YNL152W; ancestral locus Anc_2.124), which encodes MSTEVWTGNQGTLCVYVSKAKDLPNLNKLDKQNVMLRLRIAHMTRESDVLLRAGQNPVFKYLEKYEITPEVRPNMQVEVYCDRKKKAPILIGRCDVDLLNGIRADPKEGYCSWYELKRERNEFAGTIFIELSFTPSLPQFEDEARSEEVQRLDASMAVRPVPPLPGDLSASLLPTGSQQESYGGRYMHASVMREVTPRMNSFQASTSLEAPTNFSSSIGTSKSLDSQETTGSGGTTTSDTKFHFANLKKLRERINVFKNPNNSTNNNHLDTPVDIAALQKAIGVTSLSDEESTELEDAYSSRSSHRSKLETQPPLPPLPSGASSGGSSRSQSPKMPPLPRSRDGISPSRFRQHSPTLPALPASPSSRSREASPRRRPPPRGT
- the THO2 gene encoding Tho2p (similar to Saccharomyces cerevisiae RLR1 (YNL139C); ancestral locus Anc_2.125) produces the protein MSLSAVLDRISKEHAIKPAQRQFFDEESLNNWPSKAGDYSSQFKATENNEEKEKWLKDLFIELFELFQKPELPAKLTLQQISSFIDDISSSTGIISSQELCSLVGKMFIAVSNQFADGDDSKVIALARINNLLSKEIYKFSRVSSKLMTSEQTILLRHLLKRSKYELKKFNLLAECPSGYSQLVMLLSSAFNDLDNTQKVAFYAKQMSHIIGKYSLDSMRSLDIILDVSSEYITDHYTFFIQLLKNSDFWPKNNEADSISLEGLNHGGSMVASNVISFRISQKGPKIDMKYLDMVCILIKNGFVNVLSIWQNIGPDCKSLGEFFKKFENELEEESMKGVANPLAMAAALSFDEDDRDTNIQKHSEDKESKIKGRNESDAKMERRETQSSEIDDILQSGKLQLLQRLLVHGCLTASFYLLRRHPTFVHIDDSIPLAVVRAFEYITELIYHSTVFSPQEVLQSSRLVTLNENGILSHKPRLIEERKTHHPSAPFELGTRAVFYYPEWTSELSLVNSVEDLIKTSHEYFSIIGVRLAVCPKLISKLCRIAKSDISGGNGSTETWVDYVRKFIFPSIASLDLNPTVTNEIYGLMKLFPFERRYFMYNEMITKLSQDILPIKVGFNKTEREAKSMLKALSIDSIDEQSRRLANLVSTNPLATLIPAVKQIENYDKVSELVVTTACFFNDFAYDVLQFVLLLRLTDNRIAVQEDGVNQSMWVQRLSVFIAGLAKSCGKMDLSNIIEYIVKTLHSGNIIAVSILRQLVVTVGGIRDLNEVNTKQLLMLNSGKPLQNVARRLMFDFRDDNRLLGSRLVEYFGKEKSISEVIVLLFNLNLKANSHEAHYKILSVRCDEMNTLLWSFIELIKHSLDGERFFENVLPLNLLTNDHKVSTPWVFHIWREYIDTHGEDDRVNDMIEKAKFEEVDFSCISRDLFITFWKLSLYDIQFNKALYDERKVTLEAELASYSSTKKKNEVSNQVKDLLVSCISHQKKFNQSKHMLQQQSTSWTHSMTEVTIKSFFQYCAIPRVLFSPPDAIYVSSFLLLTFDIESLMTIVANFIRSEVLSTLLFCCTSSEAGNLGIFFAHLLEQMEIMRKSDQLNQQCCRELYGWHEVITEQVVLTLSNKNYMSIRNGIEFMKHLSHVFPVLDTQINLVCETVSENLEGEEREDIKLPSNALLGHLKARLKNAIALKDFCELTAEELEEKAKFEAELEEIRLYEAQLANEKKEAELRKKLELNKKQRENAQKTREHAETAAYAPPTGPSAQVNSWPFGKVIRFIDEVCNNFRRNNLNRAVNCIIDQQERENMRDLMKQAMPLRDFRSSVLAIFERFFLSLVNNRRNPELTRKLEDLQESVEFITRDAAKKRSDMYSDAPEHQEVKKYSRYSGSVKREAQITSPAASASRTTDDSKASRTSANNPRAGSRQSGRISGKNEATPESISFKSKAGNDSRPTYSNRQKRNAQFDNDSRPRGPKAEEARRTPTPLAPRALLHSDRPPQRFQSRPQASEEHRAYDSAQASEERPLKRFRSGDKPNDNRQGTRAPDRSRFNDRKSQALPQGPKAAKEPQSRYQR